CATCAAGTTTATATGTTTTTATAAACCACTTATAAACTCGGACGGACCTTCCGTTCCACGATATGGACATATAGCCGTTTCTCTATCTTTACCTCCGGGATAAGGATTGCCCGTGCTTTTGTAAGCGTATTTTTTTACGTTATTGAGGTTGCAGGTATAAGGGTGTGAGTTATGGGCGATTTTGCGCCGTAACTCGCACCCTTATACCTGCAATTGGCTAAATGAGCCCTTTCTACCTGCAAAAATGCTCCGTAATTGGTACCGAAATACCTGCAATATGTGAGAGATACGAGAATTGGACGTTCTGGCGGATCTAATTCGACCCTTTATACCTGCAATGACTCGACGATTGACCGAACTGAATATTCGTTGCAGGTAATTCGGTACTTATTAACGGAAGCCCACAAGAAAATAGCGCCTGACACATGCCTGACAATGCCCGTGCATACTCGGACGCTTGGCTTGCGGCATCAAAAAACCGATACGCGCCGGTAAAGCACGTATCGGTTTCAAAAAATGACCGTTATACAAACGTCACGTGGACTATTACAGTGACTGGGCGGCCTTTTCTACGTAGTCCTCCATGCCGTCGATGGCCACGACGTCCTTGAAACGCACGTCGGCGGTCTCGAGGCCACGCAGGGCGACCGGGGCAGTGGTACCGGTCTCACGGGCCAGCACGTCCATGCACTCGAAGTCGGTGCCGGTAGCGTCGAAGCCCAGAGCCTCGTTCACCACGCGCGGGAACTTGTAGGGGCTGGCGGTGGAGAGCAGCACGCGCGGGGTCAGCGGATCGCGCGGCATCTGCTCAAGCAGGTAGTAGCCGCAGGCGGTGTGCGGGTCGATTACGTAGTGGTTCTCATCCCAGCAGTGCTTGATGGATTCGCGCACCTGGTCCTCGTCGGCCCAACCGGTGCCGAAGATCTGGCGAATCTTGGCCAGCAGCTCTTCTGGAATCTCGTACGTGCCCCACTGGTTGAGGTCGTTCATCAGCATGGAGATCAAGCGTGTGTCGCCCTCGGACAAGTAGTACAGCATGCGCTCCAGGTTGGAGGAGATGAGGATGTCCATCGAGGGGGAGATGGTCTGGAAGAACGGGCGCTGACGGTTGTAGGTACCGGTGGTCAGGAAGTCGAACAGAACGTTGTTCTTGTCGGAAGCCACCACGAGGTGCTTGACCGGCAGGCCGAGCAGCTTGGCGTAGTAGCCGGCGAGGATATCGCCGAAGTTGCCGGTCGGGACCACGAACTCGACCTCATCGCCAACGTTGATCACCTGATCGGCTAGCAGCTGGGCGTAGGCGGAGAAGTAGTAGACGACCTGCGGCACCAGACGGCCCACATTGATGGAGTTGGCGGAGGAAAGCACTACGTGAGCATTGCCGGCGAGACGCTCGGCCAGGGCTCGGTCGCCGAAAATGCGCTTGACCGCGGACTGGGCGTCATCGAAGTTGCCTTCCACGGCGGCCACCTGTACGTTGGCGCCGGTCTGCGTGGTCATCTGCAGCTCCTGGACCTGAGAGACCTTGCCTTCCGGGTAGAAGACGGTGATGGCGGTGCCCGGGGCGTCCGCGAAGCCGGCCAGCGCGGCCTTGCCGGTGTCGCCGGAGGTGGCGGTGAGAATCATGATCTTCTCGTCCGCGTCGCCGTCGGCTGGCGTGGTGTGCGCCATGAAACGCGACAGAATTTGCAGGGCCACATCCTTGAATGCGGAGGTTGGACCGTTGAACAGTTCGAGCACGTAATCGTCACCCAGAGGCTTCAATGGAGTGATACGCTCGTCGGACCACTGCTCGCCGTAGGCATCGGCGATGCACTGGCCCAGTTCCTCGGCGGTGAAGTCCGGCAGCAGCGCGCCCAGCACTTCGGCGGCGATCTGCTGGTAGGTCTTGCCCGGCAGCGAGGCGACATCCACCTTGGTCTCGCCCAATGCGTCCGAGACGAACAGGCCGCCGTCGTCGGCAATGCCCTTACGAATCGCCTGCTTGGCGGTCAGCGAATCGGTGGTGCTGCGAGTGGAATGGAAGGTGGTAGCCACGGTTGAATCCTTATTCTCGGGAATGAAAGATACTACAAATCTTCATTATTCTATCGTCTGCCTCGGTCAGACGTCGCGGACGTCTCGTTTTGATTGTTTAGCGACAGAAATTCAGGAAATTAGTCCTATGCTCCTAAATTTCTGTCGCTAAGAAGTACTCAGTGACAGAAATTTAGGATTAATGGGTTTATTTCCGAGAATTCTGACGCTGAGCGGAGCTGAGCGACAGAAATTTAGAAGTATAGGGGTCATTTCCTGAAATTCTGTCGCTGAAGGATGCTGGAGGGATAGTGATGAGGGCAAAAGGTCAGAAAATATAGCCGTGGGGCGCAACAACCGCGGAAATTACACTGCGTTAGACCATTTGGTGAGTTAGGCTTGAATGTTATGAGTGATGAACTGAGTCCTGAGGTATTCGACGCGGTGTGCCGTCAGGCCGATCAGGCCGCGAGCGCACAGCAACGCCTTGCCCAGGCGAACACCGAAGCCAAGAACGAGCTGCTGCTGGCCATTGCGGATGCGCTGGACGAGCATGCCGCCGATATCGAGGCCGCCAATGCGCTGGACATGCTTGAATCCAAGGAAAACGGCATGGACGCGGGCAAGCTCGATCGCCTGCTTTTCGATACGCCGCGCGTGGCCGCCGCAGCCCAAGACGTGCGCCATGTGGCAACGTTGCCCGATCCGGTTGGTGAAATCGTGCGTGGCTATAACCTGCCTAACGGATTGCGTCTCACCCAAACGCGAGTGCCCATGGGTGTCATCGGCATGATTTACGAAGCTCGCCCCAACGTCACTGTTGACGTGGCCAGCCTGTGCCTGAAGTCCGGTAATGCTGCGCTGCTGCGAGGTGGGCACGCCGCCGAACGTACCAATGCCGCCACCTTGAGCGTTATCGCCCCAGTGCTGGAAGCTCACGGTTTTGATCCGGCTCTAGTGCAGTCCGTCGACCAGTATGGCCGTGCCGGCGCCACCGCCATGATGGAGGCCCGTGGCCATATCGATGTGTTGGTGCCACGCGGCGGTGCGGGGCTCATCCAAGCCGTGGTGCGCAATTCCAAGGTGCCGGTTATTGAGACCGGTGCCGGCAACGTCCATATCTATATCGACAGGTCCGCAGACCTCGTCAAGGCCATTCCGATTGTGTTGAACGCCAAAACCCAGCGTGTGGGTGTGTGCAATGCGGCCGAGAAACTGCTGGTGCATGAGGACGTCGCCGCTGAATTCCTGCCTCAGATTGCCGCAGCGTTGACGCAGGCGAACGTCGTGCTGCAAGCGGATGAAACTTCGTACGACATCCTCGAAGGCGCCGCCATTGAAGGGCTTGAACTGAATCATGCCACCGAGGAGGACTGGGATACCGAATACCTGGCGCTCAAGATGGGTATTAAGGTGGTGCCAAGCCTTGAATCGGCCATTGACCATATCAACATCCATTCCACCGGTCACACCGAATCCATCATTGCCGAGGACTATGCGGCCATCGAGGAATTCACCAAGCGCATCGACTCGGCCGTGGTCATGGTCAACGCCTCCACCCGTTTCACTGATGGCGGTGTGTTCGGATTCGGCGCCGAGCTCGGCATCTCCACCCAAAAGATGCACGCGCGCGGACCCATGGGCTTGAGGGAAATGACCACCACGAAGTGGATTGGCTATGGAACGGGGCAGGTGCGCGCATGAGCGAGAATGTGAAGAGCGAGGACAACGCCACAGTTGAGCTACGGCCGGATATTGACCTCAACGATCCCAAACTCAATCTCAAGATTGCGGCTGAGCGCCTGAGCATTGTGCGCTACGTGTTTCTCGTGCAGATTGAGGATGGCATCGCTTCGGCGGCGCAGCGAGCGTCGCTCGAGTACGCGGATGCAGTGCTTATCGGTTGGCCGGAGAATGAATCGCCGGAGATTGCGGATTTGACTGATGCCCAGCTCAAAACCGTGCGCGAACACATGGATCTGATGGAAAGCTACATCGCCAAATACACGCAGATGGAGCATGATGGCGATATCGATGGCATGACGGACACGCTGATTCGCATCACCGAACGCGTGGCCGAGGTCCGTCGACTGTATCAGCCGGACTTCCCTCTGCCTACGTTCGCTGAGATTCGCCGCGTGGTGCAGGATGAGTGGGACGAAGACATGGGTAAGATCGATCCCAAGGAAGACAATCCCACTGCCAATGAAATCGAGCAGGAAACCGAAAGCGCCAACGAAGGCGGCGAAGGTGGCAAAGCATGAGCAGCAGCGATCCGGCTGAAATCATTGCTGTCGCACAGGGCGAAGCCGAACGGCGTATGTCTGATCTGTCTGTGCCGGGCGGCGCGAATAGCCATGGCAAAGGTCGCCTTTCCGCGCGCGGCAATTGGCACACGCGTCTGCGCATCGGCATTATGGGCGGCACATTCGACCCGATTCACAACGGCCACTTGGTCGCGGCGTCCGAAGTCGCATGGGTGTACGACCTTGATGAAGTGATTTTCGTGCCCACGGGTCGGCCTGTATTCAAGCTTGATAAGGAAGTCACCAACGCCGAGGACCGCTATCTGATGACAGTGATTGCCACGGCATCCAACCCCAAGTTCACCGTGTCTCGCGTGGATATCGACCGTCCAGGTGTCACCTACACCATCGATACGCTTAAAGACATTCGCGCCCAGCATCCCGATGCAGAGTTGTTCTTCATCACAGGCGCTGATGCCGTGGCTGAGATCATGCAGTGGAAGGACGCCGACTTGATGTGGAATCTTGCCCACTTCGTGGCCGTCACGCGCCCCGGATATTCCAGCCCGGATGGCGTCACGCTGCCCGAAGGTAAGGTCGATACCCTGGAAATACCGGCTTTGGCCATCTCCTCAACCGATGTGCGCCGTCGTGCCGAGCACGACGAACCGGTCTGGTATCTGGTCCCGGATGGCGTGGTGCAGTACATCGGCAAGCATGGCCTGTATTCCAAGCAGCACTGACGGCAACCGCAGCGTATTATTTAAGCCAACCCCATCTTGATTTTCAACGTCATCACACGAATCGCCGACTGAGTGACCTTATTGGCGAAGGCGGGATCCGATGCCGCCCGCGTAGACAATCCATCCAGAATCGGCACGACATAGTTGGTGTCTCCGATGCAGACCAAATCGCCGCCGGCTTCCACGAGTTTGACTCCCAATTGAGTGGTGTCATAGGCGCTCACAGCCGCTGCCGACATCGAATCCGAAATCACTACGCCGTCATATCCCAGATCGCCGCGAAGATGCCCGTCAATGATGATTGAGGAAAACACTGCGGGATCATTGGGGTCAATGGCCTGATAGGTGGCCAATGCCATCATCACCATGGCAGGGTCGGCCTTATCGATGGTGGTGTCAAACGCCTTGATTTCCGTGCCATCCAAGGTGGTGGTCGTATCCAGGATGCCGTCGGCGGTGAAATCCGTGTTGCCGGTCACTGCGCCCAATCCCGGATAATGTTTGATGGCGGACTGTACTCCGGCATTGGCCATGCCCTGCACAAACGCCGTGCCATGAGCCGCGTTGCCTGCCGTGTCCAGTCCGAAATCGCGATAGAGCGCACCAATGGGGGCGTTGGCGGCCCGATTCACCACTACCGTGCCCAGCACGGGTGCAAGATCGACATTAATGCCGGCGGCTGCCAGCTGTGAGCCCCATACGCTGGCCGATTGACGCAACTGATTGGTCGACATGGTTCCCTGATCCACTGCCGTGGGCATCCGATCAAAACCAGGGCCGGTCAGATGCTGTACCCAGCCTCCCTCTTGATCGGTGGAGATAATCAGGCGGTTATCACCGGGGCATACCCCTGCAACTGGTCGTCCGCAGCCCGCACCGAAGCAACCCCTCCGGTCCATTTGCCGATGATGAGCACCGATCCCACATGGCGGTCGGCGATGAGTGAAGCCAGTGAGGCCGGGTCGTTGCCGGCATACAGCGGTGCCATCACCAACTGACCAATTCGAGTGTCCATATCCATGGCATTGACCATGCGATGAGCTTTGCTGGCAGGGGAGGGATCCGGCTTGGGGGTCACCGAACGTGCCAACTGCTGCGGAGTGTTCCGTGCAGCGTCTGCTGTAGCGGAACTTGCCGCGGCATCATTTCCAGTCATCGATGCAAACCAGCCGATGCGCCATCCATACAGCGCCGTGACTACCAGCGCTAGTACGCACAATACGGATCCGACCAACACGCCCCAATGCGAAGTCCTATGGCCATCCCGATAGGGACGTGCCGACGGTTGCTCAGGACGATTGCTCATAATCTTCCAGCATAGGGGAATCTCATACAGCTTGCTGGCAATCCGCTGGCAGTATGTGTTCAGGGTTTGTGAGGAACCCGCCAAGCTGAATACAAGCCGAAATCCAGTGCGCTGTGCTCAGGGCATAACCTACTTTCCCGACCTTTCGCTACGCTTGAATCATGTCTTTTAATGACCCTTTCTCAATACTGTTCGGCAATGGCGGCGGTTCCCGGCGCAATAACTCGAATGATGATGATCCGATCATTCTTAATGTTGAGGCCGATGGAGACACCCCCAACAGGAATGGCTCCAACCCCTCAGGGCGAGGTCCGGCCGGTCCGCGCTTGCCCCGCAGACCCTCCGGCAGCCATGGCAACAGCCGAGGCACCAAAATATTCATCGGCGTGGTGCTGGCATTGGTCATCATCGTCGCACTGTTCTTCGGTCTGTCCCGATTCATCACCGATCTGATGTGGTACGGACAGCTCGGCTTCCAATCCGTGGTGTGGACCCAGCTCGGCGTGAAAATCGGTCTATGGGTGGCATACGCATTGCTGATGGCCTTGACCGGTTTTATCGCCGCATGGCTGGCCATTCGCGCCCGCCCGGACTCCGCGGATGGCTCCACGATTCGCATCAATGGTGATGTGGTGGAAGTCGGCAAATCGGCGAGCTCCAAGACCGCACGTCGCGTGGCCGTGGTGATTTCGCTGATTGTCGGCGTGATTTTCGGCTCCCAGTTCAACGCGAACTGGAGCGAGATCCTGCTTATGTTCAACGCGCAGAAGTTCGGTACCACTGACCCGCAGTTCGGGCTCGACAACGGCTTCTACGTGTTCGTGCTGCCTGGCCTGAAGCTCGTGCTCGCAGCCGTGGCCATGCTGCTGGGCGTCGGGCTCATATTCTCTCTAGTCACGCACGTGCTGATGGGCGGCATCCGCATCACCATGCCGGTCAACGGTCGTGGCCTGTTCTCCATCACCAAGCGCGCTCGCCGTCAGCTCGGCATCTGGCTGATCCTTAACATGCTTGCGTGGTCCGTACGTCAGGTGCTGGGTGTTTTCGAACAGCTCACCGTGCAGGGCTCGCGTATCACTGGCGCTTCCTACACCGCAGTGCATGCCAACATTCCCGTCACCTTCATCATGGCTGCGTTGACCGCCATCCTCGGCGTGGTGCTTGGTGTGTGGTTGATGCGTTCCCATGCGCTTGAAGGCCAGGCGTCCATCGGCGTGCGCGCCTCTGCTGCTCTCAAGGCCTGGCGCGTGCCGGTCATTGCCATTGCCGCTACCGTAGTGGTCGGCATGGTGCTCACCATTGCTTGGCCCATGCTGCTGCAGCGCTTCCGCGTCAACCCGAACGCGCAGGAGATGGAATCCACCTATATCCAGCGCAACATCGATGCCACTCGCGCCGCCTACGGTCTCGACAAGCTCAAAACCGAGCAATACAAGGTGACCGACAAGGGCGAGCAAGGTGCACTGGCCAAGGAGGCCGACACCACCGCGCAGATTCGTCTGCTCGACCCGCAGGTCGTCAGCCCCACGTTCAAGCAGCTGCAGCAGTCCAAGCAGTACTACACCTTCGCCGACACGCTTGCCGTCGATAAGTATGAGATTGATGGCGTCTCCCAAGACACCGTGATCGCCGCGCGTGAGCTTGACCTGGCTGGCAACGACAACCGCAACTGGGTCAACGACCACACCGTGTACACCCATGGTTATGGCGTGGTGGCCGCTTACGGTAACAAGGTGACTGCCGACGGCCAGCCCGAATTCTTTGAATCGGGCATCCCCACCCAAGGCAAGCTCACCGAGTCCGAAAAGTACGAGCCACGCATCTACTTCTCGCCGAACACCACCGAATACTCGATTGTCGGCGCACCTGAAGGCACGCAGGCTTGGGAATTCGATTACCCGACCGGTTCCGAAGGCGCTTTGACCACGTTCAAGGGCGATGGCGGACCGTCGGTCGGCAACCTGTTCTCCCGGATTCTCTATGCAATCCGCTTCGGTTCGGACCAGATACTGTTCTCCGACCGTGTGAACAGCGAATCCCAGATTCTCTACGACCGTTCCCCGAAGGAACGTGTGGCCAAGGTCGCGCCGTACCTGACACTTGACGGTCGCGTGTATCCAGCCGTGGTCGATGGCCGCGTCAAGTGGGTCGTCGATGGCTACACCACCTCCGACGCCTACCCGTATTCGCAGATGACCGATCTCGGCAATGCCACCAAGGACTCCACCACGGTGTCTTCGTCGACGGTGTCCAGCCTGGGTTCGCAGCAGGCCAACTATATCCGTAATTCGGTCAAGGCCACTGTTGACGCATACGACGGTTCCGTGGACCTGTATGTGTGGGATCAATCCGACCCGGTGATCAAGGCGTGGGAGAAGATCTTCCCCGGCCAGTATCACCAGTTGTCCGAAATCTCCGGTGACCTGATGAGTCACCTGCGTTACCCGGAAAGCCTGTTCAAGGTGCAGCGTGAGTTGCTCTCCAAGTACCATGTGACTTCCGCCAACCAGTACTACTCGGGCGAGGACTTCTGGCAGACGCCGGTCGACCCCACCGAATCACAGTCCCAGCAGGATCAGGACATCCTGCAGCCGCCCTACTACCTGACCTTGCAGACCGGTGGCACCAAGGAGCCGGTGTTCTCGCTGACCTCCACCTATATTCCGGCCGGCCAGTCCACTCGAGAGATTCTGACCGGATTCCTTTCGGTCGACTCCGACGCCGGTAATGAGAAAGGCAAGATAGGACCGAATTACGGCACCATCCGATTGCAGGAGCTGCCCAAGGATTCGAATGTGCCGGGCCCCGGCCAGGCGCAGAACAATTTCAACGCCAATGCCGATGTGTCCAAGGAACTGAACTTGTTGCAGTCCGGTGACACGCAGGTGGTGCGAGGCAACCTGCTCACCCTGCCGCTCGGTGGTGGCTTGGTGTACGTGCAGCCCGTGTACGTCAAGTCTTCGGGTGCCACGTCGTTCCCGCTGCTGAAGAAGACGCTGGTGGCATTCGGCGATCAGGTCGGCTTTGCCGACACGCTTGATGAGGCGCTCGATCAGGTGTTCGGTGGTGACTCCGGTGCAGCGGCCGGCGATGCCGAGAATGTGTCTGGCGACGGATCATCCGACTCCTCGAACACCGGCGGACAGGATGCCAGCAATCAGCCCGGTTCCGACACCTCCGGCGACCAGTCCCAGTCTGATGGCCAGTCCGGCACCACGGACGGCAAGTCGGATTCTGGCACGTCATCCGGGCAGTCCGGCACCGCTCGCAGTCCCGAACTCCAGCAGGCATTGAGCGATGCCGCCCAAGCCATGAAAGACAGCCAGTCCGCCATGAAGAACGGCGATTGGACCGCCTACGGCAAGGCCCAACAGCAGCTCGAAGAAGCCCTCAACAAGGCCATAGAGCTCGACAAGTAGTTCACCGAAACAAGGTGGCTCCCGCTGGCGGGAGCTGTCAGCGCAGCTGACTGAGGGTGGTCAAGAGTGACTAATGCTATCACCCTCAGTCGCGGATAAACCGCGACAGCTCCCGCCAGCGGGAGCCATGCTATTGTCTGGAGTCATGCCATACACTTTCCGTCCAGCCGTCGAGTCTGATATCCAAGCCATCACCGACATCTACAACGCCTCGGTGGTGGTCGGCGGAGCCACCGCGGACCTGACTCCGCGCACCCTCGACCAGCGCCGTGCGTGGGTCGAATCCCATAAACCTCCATATGGCGTATTCGTGGCGGAATCAGAGGGCGGGCAAGTCATCGGCTTTGGTTCACTCTCCGTGTTCTACGATCGTGCCGGCTATGACGGCGTCACCGATCTCGCCTACTACATCGCCCCCGCATGGCAAGGCAGGGGAGCGGGCACGTTCATGCTGGACAATCTCCTACGCGAGGCCCGCGCCCGTCACATGCGCAAAGCCTGCGGCATCATCTTTGCCGACAACGCCGGCTCAATCGCCCTCATGCGACGATTCGGCTTCACCCAGTTCGGCCTCATGCCCGCTGCCGCCACCGACTCCACCGGCACCATGCGTGATATGTCCTACTGGTATCTCGACCTCTAAGTACAATCGTTGCGTTTGTAGGCTGGCGAGACAAGACGAGGAACGGATATGGCATCGGATTTTTGGCTGATTGCGGGACTGGGCAACCCGGGCAAGAAATATGAGGACACGCGACACAACATGGGCTTCATGACAGCCGACGTGCTCGCCGAACGCTGGAGCGTGAACTTCGCCGATCACAAGGGTCTTGCCATGCTCGGTAAGAGCACGATGAATCTTGACGGTCGCACCATCAAGTTCTTTCTGGCCAAGCCGTTGACCTACATGAACGACTCGGGCAATGCCGTGGCCTCCATCAGCGCCTACTATCAGATCGAGCCCGACCACATCGTGGTGATTCACGACGACATGGACTTGGAATTCGGACGCATCAAGGTCAAGGCGGGTGGCTCCGCAGGCGGTCACAACGGCATCAAATCCATCGATCGTTCACTCGGCACACCGAAATACGCCCGCGTACGTATGGGTGTCGGCCACTCCAAGCGTGGTGCGCATGCGCATGACAACACGGTGAACTGGGTGCTGGGTGGCTTTGGTCCGGATCAGCGCAAGCAACTGCCTGAATTCCTGGCCGACGGCGCCGATGCGGCCGAAGAAATCATCTTCCACGGTCTTGCCAAGACCCAGGAGAAGTTCAATGGCCGTTGATGCGAAGACGGCTGCTGACACAGGCCACAACGCCCATCCGGATCTGATTAACGGCTCGCTCGTGGGCGTCCTGTCCAAGCTCGAGCAGGACAAGGTTTTTCATCAACTGGCGGTTGGCGACATCGAAGTGTCGGATGATGTCGACAATTCCATTTTGGCCGGTGTTCCCGAAGGATTGCGTCCGGCATTGGCCGCCGCAATCGCCCAAGGCGTGAACGGTGGGGCAGGCAAGCCGGTCGTGCTGGTTGTGGCCTCCGGCCGTGAAGCCGAGGAAACCGTGGGATCGCTGCGCTCCTGGTATGACGGCGACCCGAACGATATCGCCCAGCTTGAGGCGTGGGAAACCCTGCCGCACGAACGATTGAGCCCGCGCGCGGACACTGTGGCCAGCCGTATGGCCGTGTTCCGCAGACTGAAGCACCCGAGTGACGCCAATCCGATGTTCGGGCCGATTCGCATCCTTGTCATGCCGATTCGCTCGTTGATTCAGCCGGTGGTCCAAGGCCTTGGCGACGTCGAACCACTCGTATTCACGGTAGGGGAGGATCTACCGCTTGACGAGGCAGCCAAACGACTCATCGAAAACGCCTACACGCGCGTGGAACTGGTCATGGATCGCGGCGAATTCGCCGTGCGTGGTGGCATTCTCGACGTGTTCCCACCTACCGCGCCGCACCCGGTGCGTATCGAATTCTTCGGTGACGAAATCGACACTATCAAGGAATTCCACGCTTCCGACCAGCGCACCTATGGCGAGGGTCTCAAAACCATCTGGGCCACCGCTTGCCGCGAACTGCAATTGACTGATGCCGTGCGCACCCGTGCCAAGGCCCTGATCGGTTCGATTCCCAACGCCGAAGACATGCTCGAGTCCATCGCCAACGCCATTCCGGTCGAAGGTATGGAATCTCTGATGCCCGCGCTTGTGGATCACTTGGAACCGGTGGGCTCCATGCTGCCCAAGCATGCTGTGGTGCTGCTTAGCGACCCTGAAAAACTACGCCGTTCCGCTGAAGATCTGGCCAAAACCGCCAACGAGTTCCTGGCCGCCAGCTGGCATGTGGCCGCATCCGGCCACGGCGCCGGCGCGCCCATCAGCTTCGACGAAGCCAGTTTCCTTGACTATGCGGAAACCATCAGTTCGCTCGAGTATTCCGAGCACCCGGTGATTCGCCTGACGAGTTTCGGTGTAGACACCACGCTGGCCGGCCATGTGCAGCTCGACGCGCAAAACCCAGCCGAATTCCGCGGCGATGAAGCCAAGGCCTCACAAGGAATCGACGGCCTGTTGGATGCTGGCTTCCACGTCACCATTACCGCTGCTGCCGCCGGTACCTTGGCTCGTCTGAAGCGTGCGCTCAACACCACCGGCATCACCACGTTCGATACCATCCGGTCTCAGGCTATCGATGGATTCGTGGACAATGCCGCCAAAATCGCCCTGCTCACCGAACGCGACCTGACCGGTCGAAGCTCTGCGGTTGCTGTGGCCAAAACGCCGAAACGCCGGCGCAAGGCCATCGACTTAGTGGAACTCAAAAAAGGCGATTACGTGGTGCATGAGCAGCACGGCATCGGCCGGTTCATCGAAATGCGCCAGCGCACCATCGGCACCGGCGCCAACAAAACCACCCGCGAATACCTGGTCATCGAATACGCGCCTTCCAAGCGCGGTGCACCGGCGGACAAACTGTTCATCCCCACCGACCAGCTCGACCAGGTCAGCAAATACATCGGTGCCGAAGCCCCCAAGCTCAACAAACTCGGCGGCTCCGACTGGGCGGCCACCAAGGCCAAGGCCCGCAAGCACGTCCATGAGATCGCCGACGACCTAATCAAGCTGTACTCCGCCCGCCAGCGCGCCAAAGGCTTTGCATTCAGCCCAGACACCCCGTGGCAGAAAGAACTGGAAGACGCCTTCCCCTATCAGGAAACCGCCGACCAGCTCACCACTATTGACGAAGTCAAGTCCGACATGGAAAAGCCCGTGCCAATGGACCGTCTTATCTGCGGTGATGTGGGCTTCGGCAAAACCGAAATCGCCGTACGTGCCGCATTCAAAGCCGTACAGGACGGCAAGCAGGTGGCGGTGCTCGTGCCCACCACTTTGCTCGTTCAACAGCATCAGGAAACCTTCACCGACCGCTTTGAAGGATTCCCGGTGAATGTGGCCGCCATGAGCCGCTTCCAAACCACCAAGGAGATCAACGCGACCATCGAAGGCCTGGAAAACGGCATGGTGGACGTGGTCATCGGCACACACAAACTGCTGAACCCGAAAATCAAGTTCAAGGATTTGGGACTCGTCATCATCGACGAGGAGCAGCGTTTCGGCGTGGAACACAAGGAAACGCTGAAAGCCCTGCGCACCAACGTGGACGTGCTGTCCCTGTCCGCCACGCCTATTCCGCGTACGTTGGAAATGGCCGTGACCGGCATTCGTGAGATGTCCACGCTCGCCACACCGCCAGAAGACCGTCTGCCGGTGCTGACCTATGTGGGTGCCTATGAGGACGCGCAGGTCACCGCGGCCGTGCGCCGGGAACTGCTGCGCGGCGGCCAGGTGTTCTATGTGCACAACCGCGTGCAGGACATCTCGTCCATCGCTGACAAGATTCACACGCTGGTGCCCGAGGCGCGCGTCGGCATCGCCCACGGCAAGATGGGGGAGAAGCAGCTCGACCAGATCATCCGCGACTTCTGGCATCGCGACATCGATGTGCTCGTATGCACCACGATCATCGAAACCGGTCTTGATATCTCCAATGCGAACACGCTGATCGTGGACCATGCCGACCGTTTCGGTCTGAGCCAGCTTCATCAGTTGCGTGGCCGCGTTGGTCGTGGCCGCGAGCGTGCGTACGCCTACTTCCTGTATGACCCGTCCAAGCCGATGACCGAGCAGTCGC
This sequence is a window from Bifidobacterium breve DSM 20213 = JCM 1192. Protein-coding genes within it:
- a CDS encoding UPF0182 family membrane protein — encoded protein: MSFNDPFSILFGNGGGSRRNNSNDDDPIILNVEADGDTPNRNGSNPSGRGPAGPRLPRRPSGSHGNSRGTKIFIGVVLALVIIVALFFGLSRFITDLMWYGQLGFQSVVWTQLGVKIGLWVAYALLMALTGFIAAWLAIRARPDSADGSTIRINGDVVEVGKSASSKTARRVAVVISLIVGVIFGSQFNANWSEILLMFNAQKFGTTDPQFGLDNGFYVFVLPGLKLVLAAVAMLLGVGLIFSLVTHVLMGGIRITMPVNGRGLFSITKRARRQLGIWLILNMLAWSVRQVLGVFEQLTVQGSRITGASYTAVHANIPVTFIMAALTAILGVVLGVWLMRSHALEGQASIGVRASAALKAWRVPVIAIAATVVVGMVLTIAWPMLLQRFRVNPNAQEMESTYIQRNIDATRAAYGLDKLKTEQYKVTDKGEQGALAKEADTTAQIRLLDPQVVSPTFKQLQQSKQYYTFADTLAVDKYEIDGVSQDTVIAARELDLAGNDNRNWVNDHTVYTHGYGVVAAYGNKVTADGQPEFFESGIPTQGKLTESEKYEPRIYFSPNTTEYSIVGAPEGTQAWEFDYPTGSEGALTTFKGDGGPSVGNLFSRILYAIRFGSDQILFSDRVNSESQILYDRSPKERVAKVAPYLTLDGRVYPAVVDGRVKWVVDGYTTSDAYPYSQMTDLGNATKDSTTVSSSTVSSLGSQQANYIRNSVKATVDAYDGSVDLYVWDQSDPVIKAWEKIFPGQYHQLSEISGDLMSHLRYPESLFKVQRELLSKYHVTSANQYYSGEDFWQTPVDPTESQSQQDQDILQPPYYLTLQTGGTKEPVFSLTSTYIPAGQSTREILTGFLSVDSDAGNEKGKIGPNYGTIRLQELPKDSNVPGPGQAQNNFNANADVSKELNLLQSGDTQVVRGNLLTLPLGGGLVYVQPVYVKSSGATSFPLLKKTLVAFGDQVGFADTLDEALDQVFGGDSGAAAGDAENVSGDGSSDSSNTGGQDASNQPGSDTSGDQSQSDGQSGTTDGKSDSGTSSGQSGTARSPELQQALSDAAQAMKDSQSAMKNGDWTAYGKAQQQLEEALNKAIELDK
- a CDS encoding GNAT family N-acetyltransferase — translated: MPYTFRPAVESDIQAITDIYNASVVVGGATADLTPRTLDQRRAWVESHKPPYGVFVAESEGGQVIGFGSLSVFYDRAGYDGVTDLAYYIAPAWQGRGAGTFMLDNLLREARARHMRKACGIIFADNAGSIALMRRFGFTQFGLMPAAATDSTGTMRDMSYWYLDL
- the pth gene encoding aminoacyl-tRNA hydrolase, which translates into the protein MASDFWLIAGLGNPGKKYEDTRHNMGFMTADVLAERWSVNFADHKGLAMLGKSTMNLDGRTIKFFLAKPLTYMNDSGNAVASISAYYQIEPDHIVVIHDDMDLEFGRIKVKAGGSAGGHNGIKSIDRSLGTPKYARVRMGVGHSKRGAHAHDNTVNWVLGGFGPDQRKQLPEFLADGADAAEEIIFHGLAKTQEKFNGR